The genomic window CCCCATTTACTCTGACTGAAAACGACACCGTTTCCACACAGCACATTACTCGATTAATCCAAATATCCGTGAAACCAAGCTTGGCCATGACCGCCCTCAAGTACGACCATTCAACTCGATCATATGCTTTAGCCATGTCAAGTTTAACAGCACAAGCTCCTGCTTTACCTTTCTTCCTTTTCAGATAATGTGTACACTCGTAGGCAGTAAGGACATTGTCTGTTATGAGCCGTCCCGCAACAAAAGCACTTTGCTCTTCTGAAATAATTACCTCAAGCTCAGGGCGCAAACGAAGTGCCAACACCTTCGAGGCTATCTTGTACAAGACATTGCATAATGATATGGGTCTAAATTGGGTTATATCTTGTGGGGATTTTACCTTAGGAATCAAAACAAGAATGGTGTTATTTATGTTGCGTagcccgtggcggcatgcagcCCAGAGCTCCCGATCGATCCATCGTCGATCCGGTTCCGGTGCATGCATGGACGGCGGGCGGGAGGGACAGGCGCCGCAGAGGCCACCCTGACTTTTCCAGCCTTTTGCCCCCAAATCATTTGGCATCTCCTCTAATCTCTGGCCCCATCACCCTCCCCACTCAGCCAACCAACCCCATTAACCCATGTCTCGCCATGCAAGGGACCGGTGAGTTTGTGTTGCACGCCACATCGATGGTTTTTTGCGTGTTACGGTTTTACTAGTGCACACTAACTAGTGGTACATGGCCATTGACTTGGACGGTTCATGATTGAGAGGACGGCAGCTTGAGCTGAGCTATCATTCATGGCGATGCGTAGTACAGTACAGAGATAAGTAAGAGGAAAAGAATGCTTAAGCTAGCGAACGAACGGGCGGCGGAGGGGGTCGTGGAAGGGATCGACGAGGCGAGCCTGTACCAGCTCGAGTCCTATGTACATTCAGTGAGGGGGCCACGGCCACGCATGGCGCGGTGTGTCGGGATCAGTACACCTTCTTGGAGAAGAAGGTGCGGAGGCCGAACAGCCCCTGCGGCGGGACGCACTCCTCGCCGGCGACTTCCGCGCAGGCCGCGTTGTTCCGGCACGCGGCGGCTGGCGCGCTCACAGTCGCCGGCGCTGCATCTGCGGCCGACGCCGTCGCCTTGTCTGCTTCACCGGCGTCCGCTTGGCCTTGGCTCGTCGCGGCGTCGCCTTCGGGGACGGCCTTGTTCTTGCTGCTCTGCTTCTGCTCCGCGGCGGCTTGCTGATGCTGTAGCTTGTTGCGCCTCAGTTGCCAGACGGGGCTGGCCCTGCCCAGGCGGATGCCGTTTGTGCCGAGCACTGCTCTGCTCTGACCGCCGGGAACCCACCGCCTCAGCATGGACGTGGCGGGCGCTTGGGCAGCGGCCTTTTCAGCTGCCGCCGCAATGGCGACGGCCGGCGCCCCCGAACCGGAGGCCTCGCCGCGGGAGTTGCTCCGGGAGCACGGCGCACTGCTAACCTTGCGCCCGGCCGCCGTCGCTGGAGCCGCCGGTGCGCTGGGAACAGCGGCACTGGCGTTGCCGGTGCTGGGACTGGTCGCCTTGGCCTTGCTGCTAGCGCCGGCGCTGGCGCCGGAGGTAGAGTGGCCAGCGGAGCGGCTCCGGGAGAAGGGCCATATGTTGATGTTGATGAGCTCGGCGTTGCCGCTGACGCTGCTGACGCGGCGCTCCGCCTTCTTGGCGCGTTCCTTGGACTCGCCGGTGGCCTTGAAGATGTCCTTCCACTTGAAGGTGACCGCGGGGAGGTCCGGCGTCGGGACGGCGCAGGCCTCCGCGAGCGGCTGCGCCTGCGTGGCAGGCTCCCCTTCTTCCTCCGGCGGCTTGTTGGGGTCGGCATCGGCCTcagtgtcctcgccttcttcacccTGGTCTTGCTCGGCGTCGGGGCAGGCAGGAGGGGCCTGGAGGGTGTGGAGCGGGAGCACAATGCCGTCGGAGAAGAGCTCGTCGGCGGTGAGCAGGGCGGGGGAGGGGAAGGAGCCCGGGTTCTTGCCCACCATCCAGAACTCGAACTCGGGCGACGCGGTCAGGGACGGCGAGGAGCACCCGGATTCGGGCGGAGAAGACGGCAACCCGACGACGACGTCCATCGCTCGCCGAGCAATGCAGCCCCACGAACAGCACGACGCGACCTGTACCTGGGCTCGGACGGGGAGCACGAGCTAGCTCAGCTAGCTGCAGGACGGCATGGGAGGGACTCGGAGCAGCTTGCGAAGCGAGGAGAAGggaatggggatggggatggggatccaACGAGAAAGGGAGGCGTATGAAGCGACTTGACGCGTATTTATCATCAATCACATCAAGTGGGAGCTGGCTGCTGGCTCCCTGATTTCCACGTCTCGCCTCGCGTGCCGCAGAGCCGCATATGCGCTCTGCGATCTTTGTCTGGTGACGCGCCACCCCGGCTATGTACCTTCACTCGCCGGGAATTACCGATCGAGCCTGCACGGTGAAACAGGAGCAAAAGCGAAGCGGGAAGGCGCGACGGCGCTGTCACCGCGCAGTTAAACAGCTGCTTCGTGCCGTGCGTGGTCGCGTGTGGCGCGCTGCTGCTGCGCTGGGGCGGCGGCAGTGGAGTAATAAAACCACCCGGTGCACGGAGGTGGCAGTCAGTCACGTACGTTGCGCCGGTGAAAATTAAGTCGCGGCGTGGTAGTCCACAGTGCGAGGCCTCCGTGCACCGCAGGCGCGTCAAGGCGACGTCCGTGGCGGATCAGTTAACGTGCGGCCGGCACAGTGCAGGTGCAGGCAGCTCACGGCATGCTTCAATGCGTGGCCTGGGCAATGCGTGCCCCGCGGACGGCGCCAGGGGGCCGCCCTGCCTCGCAGGGTGCACACTAGTGAAAAAAAAATCAAGAATGATGAAACCATCCCAATTGTCTCTATCGAGGAGTACGCTGGGGAAAGAGTTGGCTTGGTGACGAATGTCAAACTACCTTCCAGTTTAGTTTTTGACGGGCGGGCGGTGGAATCAATCAACTCCAATTAAATAACCGCCGGGCCCTAGGCTAGTTTTGCGTGTCAATGTTGACCTGGCCACGTCGAAGAAGTTCAAACACGTTGGGGCCCAGCGGGGCGAGATGGTCGAGCACGGGAGAAACGGTAATGTGATCGGCACGAGCAAGCTGAGCGCCGCCGCGGATACTTATAAAAAAATAGGAAATGCGTCGGCATATACTGTCCTCGACTCGATGGTAGCTATAGTCAACTTGCGTGCCAATGTCCTCGCCGAGGCTCAAGCGCATAGCTGCCCTAGTTG from Triticum aestivum cultivar Chinese Spring chromosome 3B, IWGSC CS RefSeq v2.1, whole genome shotgun sequence includes these protein-coding regions:
- the LOC123072036 gene encoding AF4/FMR2 family member lilli; this translates as MDVVVGLPSSPPESGCSSPSLTASPEFEFWMVGKNPGSFPSPALLTADELFSDGIVLPLHTLQAPPACPDAEQDQGEEGEDTEADADPNKPPEEEGEPATQAQPLAEACAVPTPDLPAVTFKWKDIFKATGESKERAKKAERRVSSVSGNAELININIWPFSRSRSAGHSTSGASAGASSKAKATSPSTGNASAAVPSAPAAPATAAGRKVSSAPCSRSNSRGEASGSGAPAVAIAAAAEKAAAQAPATSMLRRWVPGGQSRAVLGTNGIRLGRASPVWQLRRNKLQHQQAAAEQKQSSKNKAVPEGDAATSQGQADAGEADKATASAADAAPATVSAPAAACRNNAACAEVAGEECVPPQGLFGLRTFFSKKVY